Proteins encoded within one genomic window of Rhododendron vialii isolate Sample 1 chromosome 1a, ASM3025357v1:
- the LOC131322831 gene encoding protease Do-like 2, chloroplastic isoform X1: MAAAAVACWFSAITSTGTSRYSLSSSQRLFSTPHTPNHRLFVTKASNDKKKSPRKSAKETEGILQKKSTGKSKDERPCANADGNSVRSNAGQPHSTAFKSFGAQIKDAKGFLVNDQQVETGNFQDATCLNAVVKVYCTHTEPDYSLPWQKQRQYTSTGSAFIIGDGKLLTNAHCIEYGTQVKVKRRGDDTKYVAKVLARGVECDIALLSVESEEFWKGAESLQLGHLPRLQDAVTVVGYPLGGDTISVTKGVVSRIEVTSYAHGSSELLGIQIDAAINPGNSGGPAFNDQGECIGVAFQVYRSDDAENIGYVIPTTVVSHFLEDYKKNGKYSGFPCLGVLLQKLENPALRACLKVLSNEGVLVRRVEPTSDAINVLKEGDVIVSFDGVNVGCEGTVPFRSTERIAFRYLISQRFAGDVAELGIIRGGALMKVQAVLNPRVHLVPYHIEGGQPSYFIVAGLVFTPLSDLLIEEASEESLGLKLLAKARYSLATFKGEQIVILSQVLADEVNIGYESMEYMQVLKFNGTRIKNIHHLAHLVDSFKGKYLVFEFEDNYISVLERKASAAALSDILTANSISSERSPDLLEPYVDPTGNNQAYDHQGYGDSPVSNSELGFDALIWT, translated from the exons ATGGCCGCAGCAGCCGTTGCCTGTTGGTTCTCTGCCATCACCTCCACCGGGACCTCTCGTTACTCTCTATCCTCCTCCCAACGCCTCTTCTCCACGCCTCACACGCCCAATCATCGTCTGTTCGTCACCAAAGCCTCCAATGACAAGAAGAAATCTCCCCGTAAATCCGCCAAAGAG ACAGAAGGTATATTGCAGAAGAAGTCTACTGGAAAATCAAAAGATGAAAGACCTTGTGCAAATGCCGATGGCAACAGTGTTAGAAGCAATGCAGGGCAACCTCACTCAACAGCATTTAAATCATTTGGTGCGCAGATTAAAGATGCAAAGGGTTTTCTTGTAAATGACCAGCAG GTTGAAACAGGTAATTTTCAAGATGCAACTTGTCTTAATGCTGTAGTGAAG GTTTACTGCACCCACACCGAGCCTGATTATTCTCTCCCTTGGCAGAAGCAGAGGCAATATACAAGTACTGGAAG tgcattcatcatcggggatgGAAAGCTTTTGACAAATGCACATTGCATTGAGTATGGTACGCAG GTAAAAGTAAAGAGAAGAGGAGATGATACAAAATACGTGGCTAAG GTTTTAGCCAGAGGTGTTGAATGTGACATAGCTTTGCTTTCAGTAGAAAGCGAGGAATTTTGGAAAGGAGCTGAATCGCTTCAACTTGGACACTTGCCTCGTCTTCAG GATGCAGTAACTGTTGTAGGATATCCCCTTGGAGGAGATACCATTTCAGTGACTAAGGGAGTGGTATCGAGAATAGAG GTCACATCTTATGCTCATGGATCATCTGAATTACTTGGTATTCAAATTGATGCGGCAATCAATCCTG GTAATAGTGGTGGTCCTGCTTTTAATGACCAGGGAGAGTGCATTGGGGTAGCCTTTCAG GTTTACAGATCTGATGACGCTGAGAATATTGGTTACGTAATTCCCACTACGGTAGTTTCTCATTTTTTGGAAGACTacaagaagaatgggaagtacTCTG GGTTCCCTTGCCTTGGTGTTTTGTTGCAAAAATTGGAGAATCCAGCATTACGTGCCTGCTTGAAAGTTCTATCTAATGAG GGTGTCCTGGTGAGAAGAGTTGAGCCCACTTCAGATGCCATTAATGTCTTGAAGGAG GGTGATGTTATTGTAAGCTTTGATGGCGTTAATGTAGGGTGTGAAGGAACAGTACCCTTCCGCTCGACTGAGCGTATTGCGTTTCGGTACCTCATTAGTCAAAG ATTTGCAGGTGATGTAGCAGAGCTTGGAATTATTAGAGGAGGAGCTTTAATGAAGGTTCAGGCAGTTCTAAATCCACGTGTGCATTTG GTGCCATATCACATCGAAGGAGGCCAGCCTTCATATTTTATAGTTGCTGGTCTGGTGTTTACCCCTCTGTCGGATCTACTTATCGA GGAGGCATCTGAAGAAAGCTTAGGT TTGAAATTACTGGCAAAGGCGCGATACTCCTTGGCAACGTTTAAAGGGGAACAGATTGTGATACTATCGCAG GTCTTGGCTGATGAAGTAAATATTGGATATGAGTCGATGGAATATATGCAG GTTTTGAAGTTCAATGGGACACGAATAAAGAACATCCATCACCTAGCTCATCTGGTTGATT CATTCAAGGGCAAGTACCtagtttttgagtttgaagacAATTACATCTCCGTTTTGGAAAGGAAGGCCTCCGCTGCTGCCTTATCTGACATTCTCACGGCCAACAGCATTTCATCTGAAAGATCTCCGGATCTTTTGGAGCCCTATGTGGATCCCACAGGAAACAACCAGGCATATGATCACCAAGGTTATGGAGACAGTCCCGTTTCAAATTCGGAATTAGGCTTTGATGCGCTTATTTGGACCTAA
- the LOC131322825 gene encoding auxin response factor 2-like, which translates to MGSRNDLEAQGLRDKVGTKGKCKNDGSTGNNSQGEKDDLYRQLWHTCAGPLVNVPSVGDKVFYFPQGHIEQVEAYTSQEGTVEMPVYDLPSKIPCKVVYAQLQAEAHTDEVYAQITLLTEQEGISSESGCYSQSMSQKFNACCFSKRLTPSDTSTHGGFSVPKRHADECFPPLDMSQEPPAQELVAKDLHGSEWRFRHIYRGQPRRHLLTSGWSSFVGAKKLVAGDACIFLRGENGELFVGVRRATKSQASTSASVLSGHSMQHGILASAFHAMTTGTMFTVYYHPWTSPVEFIIPHDQYMKSAEIDFSIGTRFRMQFEGEEYPEPTPSRIAGTVVGIDSIDPIRWDDSEWRCLEVEWDVLSMTSARPQRVSPWSIEPTVVKKKKLGSLFPNRKRARPLDQSTSGFPVFGGNGFLKSPANCVQKRQFGVLQGQESRAMGAFELGASGQQLLLPQPNPVRMRDPFSHSHGSTIAIPGGNPPHPMIANYQPPTFTSCGAHNCTEASGSLSFPKVSFTSSASQECTAPEEKGEIGAPMGQPNGKCMLFGVNISSSPMALPSNQMLSSRELCSPCPSQVSEPSKGISGNNPYKQCRNCCPSANRSCTKVLKYGTTLGRSVDLARFDGYGELIRELDQMFEFKGTLIDGSSGWYVTYIDGEGDMMLIGDYPWPEFRTMVCKMFVCPKEDVDKLDMGSSNPPSS; encoded by the exons atgggTTCTAGGAATGATCTTGAAGCCCAAGGGTTGAGAGACAAGGTGGGAACAAAGGGAAAATGCAAAAACGACGGCTCCACTGGTAATAATAGCCAAG GCGAGAAAGATGATCTGTATAGGCAACTATGGCATACTTGTGCTGGACCACTGGTTAATGTTCCGAGCGTAGGGGATAAGGTTTTCTACTTCCCTCAAGGTCACATTGAACAG GTTGAGGCATACACAAGCCAGGAAGGGACAGTGGAGATGCCTGTTTATGATTTACCTTCTAAGATTCCATGCAAGGTTGTCTATGCCCAATTACAG GCTGAAGCTCACACGGATGAGGTGTATGCACAAATTACTTTGCTTACAGAG CAAGAAGGGATAAGTTCAGAGAGCGGATGTTATTCTCAATCTATGTCCCAAAAGTTCAATGCGTGCTGTTTTAGCAAGAGACTCACTCCATCTGATACGAGCACGCATGGTGGATTCTCTGTTCCTAAGCGACACGCTGACGAATGCTTTCCTCCTTTG GACATGTCTCAAGAACCACCTGCACAGGAACTGGTGGCAAAGGACTTGCATGGGTCAGAATGGCGATTTCGCCACATATATCGGG GGCAGCCAAGGCGACACTTGCTTACCAGCGGTTGGAGTTCATTTGTGGGTGCAAAGAAGCTTGTCGCTGGGGATGCCTGTATATTCCTGAG agGAGAAAATGGAGAACTTTTTGTTGGGGTCCGCCGTGCAACAAAATCACAAGCAAGTACGTCAGCATCTGTCCTATCTGGTCACAGCATGCAACATGGCATACTTGCCAGTGCCTTCCATGCCATGACTACTGGAACCATGTTTACTGTTTATTACCATCCTTG GACAAGTCCTGTTGAATTTATTATTCCTCATGATCAATACATGAAGTCAGCTGAAATTGACTTTTCAATTGGAACGAGATTCAGAATGCAGTTTGAAGGTGAAGAATATCCTGAACCTACGCCTTCCAG AATTGCAGGTACTGTTGTTGGTATTGATAGTATCGATCCTATCAGGTGGGATGATTCGGAGTGGAGATGTCTTGAG gtgGAATGGGATGTCCTATCCATGACGTCAGCTCGCCCTCAAAGGGTTTCTCCTTGGAGCATTGAACCTACTgttgtgaagaagaagaagttaggTTCCCTTTTTCCCAATCGTAAAAGGGCACGACCTTTGGACCAATCTACTTCTGGATTTCCCGTTTTTGGAGGGAATG GCTTCTTGAAGAGTCCAGCGAATTGTGTACAGAAAAGACAATTTGGGGTCTTGCAAGGTCAAGAAAGCAGAGCCATGGGTGCTTTTGAACTGGGTGCATCAGGGCAGCAACTGCTGCTACCCCAACCAAATCCTGTTCGGATGCGTGACCCATTTTCTCACTCTCATGGCAGCACAATAGCAATTCCTGGTGGAAATCCTCCTCATCCAATGATTGCTAACTATCAGCCTCCAACATTTACCTCCTGTGGGGCCCACAACTGTACTGAAGCGAGTGGAAGCTTGTCTTTTCCAAAAGTCAGCTTTACCAGTTCAGCCTCACAGGAATGCACAGCTCCTGAAGAGAAAGGTGAGATTGGAGCTCCAATGGGCCAACCAAATGGCAAGTGCATGCTTTTTGGAGTGAATATATCTAGTAGTCCTATGGCGCTCCCTTCAAATCAAATGCTTTCTTCACGAGAACTTTGTAGTCCTTGTCCTAGCCAGGTCTCCGAGCCATCTAAGGGTATTTCTGGCAACAATCCATATAAACAATGCAGGAACTGTTGTCCCAGTGCTAACCGAAGCTGTACAAAG GTGCTGAAGTATGGAACTACTCTTGGAAGATCAGTTGACCTGGCACGTTTTGATGGTTATGGTGAACTCATTCGTGAGCTTGACCAGATGTTTGAGTTCAAAGGGACATTGATCGATGGGAGCAGTGGTTGGTACGTAACCTACATAGATGGTGAAGGGGACATGATGCTGATTGGAGATTACCCTTGGCC GGAATTCCGGACCATGGTATGCAAGATGTTTGTCTGTCCAAAGGAAGATGTTGATAAGTTGGATATGGGCTCATCGAACCCGCCATCATCTTAA
- the LOC131322831 gene encoding protease Do-like 2, chloroplastic isoform X2 has protein sequence MAAAAVACWFSAITSTGTSRYSLSSSQRLFSTPHTPNHRLFVTKASNDKKKSPRKSAKEKKSTGKSKDERPCANADGNSVRSNAGQPHSTAFKSFGAQIKDAKGFLVNDQQVETGNFQDATCLNAVVKVYCTHTEPDYSLPWQKQRQYTSTGSAFIIGDGKLLTNAHCIEYGTQVKVKRRGDDTKYVAKVLARGVECDIALLSVESEEFWKGAESLQLGHLPRLQDAVTVVGYPLGGDTISVTKGVVSRIEVTSYAHGSSELLGIQIDAAINPGNSGGPAFNDQGECIGVAFQVYRSDDAENIGYVIPTTVVSHFLEDYKKNGKYSGFPCLGVLLQKLENPALRACLKVLSNEGVLVRRVEPTSDAINVLKEGDVIVSFDGVNVGCEGTVPFRSTERIAFRYLISQRFAGDVAELGIIRGGALMKVQAVLNPRVHLVPYHIEGGQPSYFIVAGLVFTPLSDLLIEEASEESLGLKLLAKARYSLATFKGEQIVILSQVLADEVNIGYESMEYMQVLKFNGTRIKNIHHLAHLVDSFKGKYLVFEFEDNYISVLERKASAAALSDILTANSISSERSPDLLEPYVDPTGNNQAYDHQGYGDSPVSNSELGFDALIWT, from the exons ATGGCCGCAGCAGCCGTTGCCTGTTGGTTCTCTGCCATCACCTCCACCGGGACCTCTCGTTACTCTCTATCCTCCTCCCAACGCCTCTTCTCCACGCCTCACACGCCCAATCATCGTCTGTTCGTCACCAAAGCCTCCAATGACAAGAAGAAATCTCCCCGTAAATCCGCCAAAGAG AAGAAGTCTACTGGAAAATCAAAAGATGAAAGACCTTGTGCAAATGCCGATGGCAACAGTGTTAGAAGCAATGCAGGGCAACCTCACTCAACAGCATTTAAATCATTTGGTGCGCAGATTAAAGATGCAAAGGGTTTTCTTGTAAATGACCAGCAG GTTGAAACAGGTAATTTTCAAGATGCAACTTGTCTTAATGCTGTAGTGAAG GTTTACTGCACCCACACCGAGCCTGATTATTCTCTCCCTTGGCAGAAGCAGAGGCAATATACAAGTACTGGAAG tgcattcatcatcggggatgGAAAGCTTTTGACAAATGCACATTGCATTGAGTATGGTACGCAG GTAAAAGTAAAGAGAAGAGGAGATGATACAAAATACGTGGCTAAG GTTTTAGCCAGAGGTGTTGAATGTGACATAGCTTTGCTTTCAGTAGAAAGCGAGGAATTTTGGAAAGGAGCTGAATCGCTTCAACTTGGACACTTGCCTCGTCTTCAG GATGCAGTAACTGTTGTAGGATATCCCCTTGGAGGAGATACCATTTCAGTGACTAAGGGAGTGGTATCGAGAATAGAG GTCACATCTTATGCTCATGGATCATCTGAATTACTTGGTATTCAAATTGATGCGGCAATCAATCCTG GTAATAGTGGTGGTCCTGCTTTTAATGACCAGGGAGAGTGCATTGGGGTAGCCTTTCAG GTTTACAGATCTGATGACGCTGAGAATATTGGTTACGTAATTCCCACTACGGTAGTTTCTCATTTTTTGGAAGACTacaagaagaatgggaagtacTCTG GGTTCCCTTGCCTTGGTGTTTTGTTGCAAAAATTGGAGAATCCAGCATTACGTGCCTGCTTGAAAGTTCTATCTAATGAG GGTGTCCTGGTGAGAAGAGTTGAGCCCACTTCAGATGCCATTAATGTCTTGAAGGAG GGTGATGTTATTGTAAGCTTTGATGGCGTTAATGTAGGGTGTGAAGGAACAGTACCCTTCCGCTCGACTGAGCGTATTGCGTTTCGGTACCTCATTAGTCAAAG ATTTGCAGGTGATGTAGCAGAGCTTGGAATTATTAGAGGAGGAGCTTTAATGAAGGTTCAGGCAGTTCTAAATCCACGTGTGCATTTG GTGCCATATCACATCGAAGGAGGCCAGCCTTCATATTTTATAGTTGCTGGTCTGGTGTTTACCCCTCTGTCGGATCTACTTATCGA GGAGGCATCTGAAGAAAGCTTAGGT TTGAAATTACTGGCAAAGGCGCGATACTCCTTGGCAACGTTTAAAGGGGAACAGATTGTGATACTATCGCAG GTCTTGGCTGATGAAGTAAATATTGGATATGAGTCGATGGAATATATGCAG GTTTTGAAGTTCAATGGGACACGAATAAAGAACATCCATCACCTAGCTCATCTGGTTGATT CATTCAAGGGCAAGTACCtagtttttgagtttgaagacAATTACATCTCCGTTTTGGAAAGGAAGGCCTCCGCTGCTGCCTTATCTGACATTCTCACGGCCAACAGCATTTCATCTGAAAGATCTCCGGATCTTTTGGAGCCCTATGTGGATCCCACAGGAAACAACCAGGCATATGATCACCAAGGTTATGGAGACAGTCCCGTTTCAAATTCGGAATTAGGCTTTGATGCGCTTATTTGGACCTAA
- the LOC131322846 gene encoding classical arabinogalactan protein 26: protein MASMRAQFTWVTILIACSSSLALPTSTISAAPAHLPNPSLPFSSPTLSPDITPLFPSPGGAGPPPAESPLPTIPSSRSPPDPFQVVAPGPSMADSPFGFPPPPSSVALGVSVSPHSVIFLGFVTFLLMQLSVV, encoded by the coding sequence atggCTTCCATGAGGGCACAATTCACATGGGTTACGATTCTCATTGCATGTTCGTCTTCACTAGCCTTACCAACCTCGACCATTTCAGCTGCACCAGCACATCTGCCAAATCCGTCTCTACCCTTTTCTTCCCCGACCTTGTCTCCAGATATTACTCCACTCTTCCCTTCGCCAGGTGGAGCAGGGCCCCCTCCAGCTGAGTCCCCACTCCCCACCATTCCTTCCAGCCGGAGCCCTCCGGATCCGTTCCAAGTGGTTGCTCCAGGGCCAAGCATGGCTGATTCGCCATTTGGGTTTCCACCACCTCCTTCCTCAGTTGCTCTGGGCGTGTCTGTCTCTCCACATTCAGTTATATTTCTGGGTTTTGTGACATTTTTGTTGATGCAGCTTTCTGTTGTGTAA